The genomic stretch GCGTGTACCACTGCGCGCGCGTTCGTTTTTTGCCGCGCTGATTCTCGTGAGCGTTGCCGCGCGCGCTCAGGAAATGCCCGTCACGCTCGATGCGGCGCTCCAGTCCGCCACCGACCGCTCTGCCGCCATGGGGGCGGCGCAAGCGTCCGTGCGAGCCAGCTCAGAGGCGGTCACCAGTGCTGGCCAGTTGCCGGACCCGATGCTCAAGGCTGGCGTCGACAACCTGCCGGTGAACGGACCGCAACGGTTCACCATCGGCCAGGATTTCATGACGATGCGGCGCATCGGAATCGAACAGGAATGGGTCTCGCCTGAAAAGCGCCGGCTACGGTCGGCGCTGGCGAACCAGGTCGTCGACCGCGAACGGTCGGGCTATCTCACGCAATTCACTAACGTGCGTCAGCAAACCGCGACCGCGTGGCTGAACGCAGCCTACGCAAAAAAAACGGTGTCGTTGCAGCAGGAGCTGATCATGCACATGACGCATGAGCTTACAGCCACGCAAGCCTCCTATCGGGGTGCAAAAGCGTCGGCGGCCGACGTCACGCAAGCCCAGCTCATGCTGGCGCAGACGCAGGACCAGCTGCTCAAGGCACAACAGACATTGCAGACCGCACTGATTGCGCTGTCGCGATGGACTGCCGCACCGGTCACTGACGTAGCCGGCGAACCGCCGGCACCCCAGTCGTTCGTCACGTCCCTGCCGCCCGAGGAACTGCGGCACGTGGAGCCGGCGCTCATCGCGGCTTCTGCAGAGATTGCCGTCGCTGATGCCGACACCGCCGTTGCGAACAGCAACCGCAGCCCCAACTGGACGTGGGAAGTCTCATACCAGCAGCGCGGCGGGGCGTACTCGAACATGGTGTCGGTTGGCGTCAGCATCCCGCTGCCCATCCATCGCAAGAACTACCAGGACCGGGACGCTGCCGGAAAAGCGGAACTCGGGACCAAGGCACGCCTGATGTATGAGGACACCCAGCGGCAGGTCGAAGCAGATGTGCGGACGCTGTCAGCCACCCTGGCCAACGGCCGCGAGCGCATTGCCAGTCTCAATCAGGCCTTGCTGCCGGCGGCCGGCCAGCGCGTACAACTGGCGACGGCGGCGTACAAGGCCGGCACGGGCTCACTCGCCGACACATTCGCTGCCAGACGTGCGCAACTCGATGCGCAATTGCAGGTGCTCGACCTCCAGCGTGATGTATCCCTGACGTGGGCGCAGCTGGAATACCAGGTCGTGCCCGCCACCATGTCCGCCGCTCAGTGAAGGAGAACGCTATGGAAAAGAAACAACTGGCGCGCGCGGTTCTGGCTGTGTTTGCCGCTGCCGTGCTCGTGGGTGCAGGTTATGTTGCAGGCACGCATCGCGAGGCGATGGGTGGCGCAAGCGCTGTTGCGGCTACATCGTCCAGCGACAAAATCGATCCGAAGAGTGGCCGGAAGGTGCTGTACTGGCACGATCCGATGGTGCCGAACCAGCATTTCGACAAG from Paraburkholderia sp. IMGN_8 encodes the following:
- a CDS encoding TolC family protein: MLLTIGTPSCRRVPLRARSFFAALILVSVAARAQEMPVTLDAALQSATDRSAAMGAAQASVRASSEAVTSAGQLPDPMLKAGVDNLPVNGPQRFTIGQDFMTMRRIGIEQEWVSPEKRRLRSALANQVVDRERSGYLTQFTNVRQQTATAWLNAAYAKKTVSLQQELIMHMTHELTATQASYRGAKASAADVTQAQLMLAQTQDQLLKAQQTLQTALIALSRWTAAPVTDVAGEPPAPQSFVTSLPPEELRHVEPALIAASAEIAVADADTAVANSNRSPNWTWEVSYQQRGGAYSNMVSVGVSIPLPIHRKNYQDRDAAGKAELGTKARLMYEDTQRQVEADVRTLSATLANGRERIASLNQALLPAAGQRVQLATAAYKAGTGSLADTFAARRAQLDAQLQVLDLQRDVSLTWAQLEYQVVPATMSAAQ